In Pengzhenrongella sicca, a single genomic region encodes these proteins:
- a CDS encoding AI-2E family transporter — translation MAEQDSSLAAGAERSANSTRHLIGANPAARKVAGARRNPSVLGMEQTAPHWLRSMAGVSWRLLVILAAVGVIFYATSRVQLLFIAVFIGLVFTAVLRPAVELLNRAMPRPLATALALLLGIAVFAGMLTYVAVSVAGQWVNLADQFGSGIEDIKDFLIEGPLPFAITNDQINQWIIDGQTWLTEHGGELAGRAAEGAGSVVEVFAALALAIFCTVFFLARGNEMWTWFLNQLPTRVRETWQTAAGAGWYTFSGYTRGTVIIAVTDGFFAFILLTIIGVPLAAPLAVLVLIGAFIPLVGAPAAMVIAMIVALAANGPISAAVVGIGIALIGQFEGHVLQPLVMGKQVSLHPVVIALVVTAGTLAAGILGAVISVPLVAVAWAIFSRLRSIDPPMDESQEEESLDDVEPIDA, via the coding sequence ATGGCGGAGCAGGACAGTTCCCTCGCGGCGGGAGCCGAGCGGTCCGCGAACTCGACGCGGCACCTGATCGGCGCCAATCCGGCCGCCCGCAAGGTCGCCGGGGCCCGCCGCAACCCGTCGGTGCTCGGCATGGAGCAGACCGCCCCGCACTGGCTTCGCTCGATGGCCGGCGTCTCCTGGCGCCTGCTCGTGATCCTCGCGGCGGTCGGCGTGATCTTCTACGCGACCTCTCGCGTGCAGCTGTTGTTCATCGCCGTATTCATCGGCCTCGTGTTCACGGCGGTGCTGCGGCCCGCTGTCGAGCTCCTCAACCGGGCGATGCCGCGCCCGCTCGCGACGGCGCTCGCGCTGCTGCTGGGCATCGCGGTGTTCGCCGGGATGCTGACCTACGTCGCGGTCTCGGTCGCGGGCCAGTGGGTCAACCTCGCGGACCAGTTCGGCAGCGGCATCGAGGACATCAAGGACTTCCTGATCGAGGGCCCGCTGCCCTTCGCGATCACGAACGACCAGATCAACCAGTGGATCATCGACGGACAGACGTGGCTCACCGAGCACGGCGGCGAGCTCGCCGGCCGTGCCGCCGAGGGCGCCGGCTCGGTCGTCGAGGTGTTCGCCGCGCTCGCGCTCGCCATCTTCTGCACGGTGTTCTTCCTGGCCCGGGGAAACGAGATGTGGACGTGGTTCCTCAACCAGCTCCCCACCCGCGTGCGGGAGACCTGGCAGACGGCGGCCGGGGCCGGCTGGTACACGTTCTCCGGCTACACGCGGGGCACCGTGATCATCGCCGTCACCGACGGATTCTTCGCGTTCATCCTGCTCACCATCATCGGCGTGCCGCTCGCCGCGCCGCTCGCGGTGCTCGTGCTGATCGGCGCGTTCATCCCCCTGGTCGGCGCGCCCGCGGCCATGGTCATCGCGATGATCGTGGCGCTCGCCGCGAACGGCCCGATCTCGGCCGCGGTCGTCGGGATCGGGATCGCGCTCATCGGTCAGTTCGAGGGCCACGTCCTGCAGCCGCTCGTGATGGGCAAGCAGGTCTCGCTGCACCCGGTCGTCATCGCGCTGGTCGTGACGGCGGGAACCCTCGCCGCCGGGATCCTCGGCGCGGTGATCTCCGTCCCGCTCGTGGCGGTCGCGTGGGCGATCTTCTCTCGCCTGCGGTCGATCGACCCGCCGATGGACGAGAGCCAGGAAGAGGAGTCGCTCGACGACGTCGAGCCCATCGACGCCTGA
- a CDS encoding aminoglycoside phosphotransferase family protein, protein MANRPAAELEVTPALAVRLLAEQHPDLAGLPVRAVASGWDNALLRLGDDLALRLPRREAAAHLVGHEQRWLPVLAPRLGVPVPVPVRVGVPSPLFPWAWSVVPWLVGEPAIAVAAAERRSIATALADVVVRLHVPAPGGAPANPFRGVPLAARDAGVRVRLAEGRVADADRLARLWDELVATPPWPGAPTWAHGDLHPANLLIGADGALAAVLDFGDLTAGDPAVDLATGWLTFDAVGRRAFIDRVTATAGTSPDTWRRARGWALVLALAFGANADDDPAFAALGARALREVLAG, encoded by the coding sequence GTGGCGAACCGGCCGGCCGCCGAGCTCGAGGTGACGCCGGCGCTCGCCGTGCGGCTGCTGGCCGAGCAGCACCCGGATCTCGCCGGGCTGCCGGTGCGCGCCGTCGCGAGCGGGTGGGACAACGCGCTGCTGCGGCTCGGCGACGACCTGGCGCTGCGGCTGCCGCGCCGGGAGGCGGCTGCGCATCTCGTCGGCCACGAGCAGCGGTGGCTCCCGGTGCTCGCGCCCCGCCTCGGCGTGCCGGTGCCCGTCCCCGTGCGGGTCGGGGTGCCCTCGCCGCTGTTCCCGTGGGCGTGGAGCGTCGTGCCGTGGCTGGTCGGCGAGCCGGCGATCGCCGTCGCCGCGGCCGAGCGTCGGTCGATCGCGACCGCGCTGGCCGACGTCGTCGTGCGGCTGCACGTGCCCGCGCCCGGGGGCGCGCCCGCCAACCCGTTCCGCGGCGTCCCGCTCGCCGCGCGCGACGCCGGGGTCCGGGTCCGCCTCGCCGAGGGTCGGGTGGCGGACGCTGATCGGCTCGCCCGACTCTGGGACGAGCTCGTGGCGACCCCGCCGTGGCCCGGCGCGCCGACGTGGGCGCACGGCGACCTGCATCCGGCGAACCTGCTGATCGGGGCCGACGGCGCCCTGGCCGCGGTGCTCGACTTCGGCGACCTGACGGCGGGGGACCCCGCGGTGGACCTCGCCACGGGCTGGCTGACCTTCGACGCGGTCGGTCGGCGCGCCTTCATCGACCGCGTCACGGCCACGGCGGGCACGTCACCCGACACCTGGCGCCGCGCGCGGGGCTGGGCGCTCGTCCTCGCGCTGGCGTTCGGCGCGAACGCGGACGACGACCCGGCATTCGCCGCGCTGGGCGCCCGCGCGCTGCGCGAGGTGCTCGCCGGCTGA
- a CDS encoding Lrp/AsnC family transcriptional regulator translates to MPREYSPNSAAGRPGAPDVRPVLDETDRRILRLLERDARTPNNALAAAVGIAPSTCLARVRLLRETGVIRGFHADVDPAALGRGLQAMIAVRMQSGVRATLAAFAQEIAARPEVQDVYFLAGANDFLLHVAVRDTATLRAFVLEQLGSRPELALTETSLIFEHLPAGSTTP, encoded by the coding sequence ATGCCTCGTGAATATTCACCCAACTCTGCCGCTGGCCGGCCGGGCGCGCCGGATGTTCGGCCCGTCCTGGACGAGACGGACCGGCGCATCCTGCGGCTGCTCGAACGGGATGCCCGCACGCCCAACAACGCGCTCGCCGCGGCCGTCGGCATCGCCCCCTCGACCTGCCTCGCGCGGGTGCGACTGCTCCGCGAGACGGGCGTGATTCGCGGCTTCCACGCCGACGTCGACCCGGCCGCGCTCGGCCGGGGCCTGCAGGCGATGATCGCCGTCCGCATGCAGTCGGGGGTCAGGGCCACCCTCGCGGCGTTCGCGCAGGAGATCGCCGCGCGCCCCGAGGTGCAGGACGTCTACTTCCTGGCCGGCGCCAACGACTTCCTCCTGCACGTCGCGGTGCGCGACACGGCGACCCTGCGCGCCTTCGTGCTCGAGCAGCTGGGCTCCCGCCCCGAGCTGGCCCTGACCGAGACGAGCCTGATCTTCGAGCATCTGCCCGCCGGCAGCACGACGCCGTAG
- a CDS encoding error-prone DNA polymerase — MTGPRYAELHAHTAFSFLDGASQPEELAAESARLGLSALAVTDHDGLYGVVRFAEAARAVGLATVFGAELHLPAPGVRGDVLDPPTGVPDPRATHLLVLARGADGYRNLSRAIATAHLATGRKGAAAYRLAELAEQAAGQWLVLTGCRKGAVRRTLEGTGAPGGAAGVNRSDREAGARAELDRLTALFGRDNVAVEVTDTGDPWDSERIDALAGLAAAAGLPLVATGNVHYATPRDADLAGALAAVRARSSLEDLDGWLPATGGAHLRSAAEMLARHARHPQAVATAAALGDECAFDLHLVAPQLPPYPVPPGHTEATWLRELTWRGAARRYGSRGAERVAGAYAQLERELDVIEQLTFPGYFLIVHDLVEFCRANGILCQGRGSAANSAVCYALGITAVDAVRHGLLFERFLAPERDGPPDIDVDIESGRREEVIQYVYAKHGRTHAAQVANVISYRPRSAVRDAARALGFDVGQQDAWSKSIERWGSLRGTAQPSAWGEVTADRHDVVPALRPPAASDLDEIPAQVLDLAERFLRLPRHLGIHSGGMVLCDRPVIEVCPVEWARMPGRTVLQWDKEDCADAGLVKFDLLGLGMLTALQIAFTLAREHEGVELDLHALPQEDPLVYDLLCAADTVGVFQVESRAQMSTLPRLRPRAFYDIVVEVALIRPGPIQGGSVHPYIERSQGREQVTYLHPLLEKSLAKTLGVPLFQEQLMQMAIDVADFTGAEADQLRRAMGSKRSTEKMEALHARLLTGMAAKGIAPDVGEQIFDKLKAFADFGFPESHAYSFAYLVYASAWLKVHHPAAFYAGLLAAQPMGFYSPQTLVADARRHGLAALRPDVGTSGVQAGLERVPGSAGPVLPLVPLPSGSTTAPRLARPGATDGVGGLAVRLGLASVRGVSEDAATAIVDERAAHGPFAGLRDLARRVRLTTAQLEALATAGALGSLPGTAGSVSRREALWAAGALAQEGPDTLPGVSIGVAAPMLPGMSDVELAVADVWATGVSVDSYPTQYVRDGLDAAGVLRVAQAFEHEPGRRVAVAGVVTHRQRPGTAGGVTFLSLEDETGMLNVICTAGLWQRFRRVARGSAALVVRGRLERADGATNLLAEHLAPLSLRVPTTSRDFQ, encoded by the coding sequence ATGACTGGGCCCCGCTACGCCGAGCTGCACGCGCACACCGCCTTCAGCTTCCTCGACGGCGCCAGCCAGCCCGAGGAGCTCGCTGCCGAGTCCGCCCGCCTCGGGCTGTCGGCGCTCGCGGTCACCGATCACGACGGGCTGTACGGCGTCGTGCGGTTTGCGGAGGCGGCCCGCGCCGTCGGGCTGGCCACGGTCTTCGGCGCGGAGCTGCACCTGCCAGCGCCCGGCGTCCGCGGCGACGTGCTCGACCCGCCCACCGGGGTGCCCGACCCGCGCGCGACCCACCTGCTCGTGCTGGCGCGCGGCGCCGACGGCTACCGCAACCTCTCGCGCGCGATCGCCACCGCGCACCTGGCGACGGGTCGCAAGGGTGCCGCGGCCTACCGGCTCGCCGAGCTCGCCGAGCAGGCGGCGGGGCAGTGGCTCGTGCTGACGGGCTGCCGCAAGGGCGCGGTCCGGCGGACCCTGGAGGGCACCGGCGCGCCGGGCGGCGCGGCCGGGGTGAACCGGTCGGACCGCGAGGCGGGCGCGCGCGCCGAGCTCGACCGGCTCACCGCTCTGTTCGGCCGGGACAACGTGGCGGTCGAGGTCACCGACACCGGCGACCCGTGGGACTCGGAGCGGATCGACGCCCTCGCTGGGCTCGCGGCGGCCGCGGGCCTGCCGCTCGTCGCGACCGGCAACGTGCACTACGCGACGCCGCGGGACGCCGACCTCGCGGGCGCGCTCGCGGCCGTGCGCGCCCGGTCCTCGCTCGAGGACCTCGACGGGTGGCTGCCCGCGACGGGCGGGGCGCACCTGCGGTCCGCGGCCGAGATGCTGGCCCGGCACGCGCGCCACCCGCAGGCGGTCGCGACGGCGGCGGCGCTGGGCGACGAGTGCGCGTTCGACCTGCACCTGGTGGCCCCGCAGCTGCCGCCGTACCCGGTGCCCCCGGGGCACACGGAGGCGACCTGGCTGCGCGAGCTGACCTGGCGGGGGGCGGCCCGGCGCTACGGCTCGCGCGGCGCCGAGCGGGTCGCGGGCGCCTACGCCCAGCTCGAGCGCGAGCTTGACGTCATCGAGCAGCTCACCTTCCCCGGGTACTTCCTGATCGTGCACGACCTCGTGGAGTTCTGCCGCGCCAACGGCATCCTGTGCCAGGGAAGGGGCTCGGCCGCGAACTCGGCGGTCTGCTACGCGCTCGGGATCACCGCCGTCGACGCGGTGCGGCACGGGCTGCTTTTCGAGCGCTTCCTCGCGCCCGAGCGCGACGGGCCGCCGGACATCGACGTCGACATCGAGTCGGGCCGCCGCGAGGAGGTCATCCAGTACGTCTACGCCAAGCACGGGCGCACGCACGCCGCCCAGGTCGCCAACGTGATCTCCTACCGCCCGCGTTCCGCGGTGCGCGACGCCGCCCGGGCGCTGGGCTTCGACGTCGGCCAGCAGGACGCGTGGAGCAAGAGCATCGAGCGCTGGGGCAGCCTGCGCGGCACGGCGCAGCCCAGCGCGTGGGGTGAGGTCACGGCCGACCGGCACGACGTCGTCCCCGCGCTGCGGCCCCCGGCCGCGAGCGACCTCGACGAGATCCCGGCCCAGGTGCTCGACCTGGCCGAGCGCTTCCTGCGGCTGCCGCGCCACCTCGGCATCCACTCCGGCGGCATGGTCCTGTGCGACCGCCCGGTGATCGAGGTGTGCCCGGTCGAGTGGGCCCGCATGCCCGGGCGCACCGTGCTGCAGTGGGACAAGGAGGACTGCGCCGACGCGGGTCTGGTGAAGTTCGACCTGCTCGGGCTCGGCATGCTCACCGCGCTGCAGATCGCGTTCACCCTCGCGCGCGAGCACGAAGGCGTCGAGCTCGACCTGCACGCGCTGCCCCAGGAGGACCCGCTCGTGTATGACCTGCTGTGCGCGGCGGACACCGTCGGGGTGTTCCAGGTCGAGTCGCGCGCGCAGATGTCGACGCTGCCCCGGCTGCGCCCGCGGGCCTTCTACGACATCGTCGTGGAGGTCGCCCTCATCCGGCCCGGACCGATCCAGGGCGGATCGGTGCACCCGTACATCGAGCGGTCCCAGGGCCGCGAGCAGGTGACCTACCTGCACCCGCTGCTGGAGAAGTCGCTCGCCAAGACGCTCGGGGTCCCGCTGTTCCAGGAGCAGCTCATGCAGATGGCGATCGACGTCGCCGACTTCACCGGCGCCGAGGCGGACCAGCTGCGCCGGGCGATGGGCTCCAAGCGGTCGACCGAGAAGATGGAGGCCCTGCACGCGCGCCTGCTCACGGGCATGGCGGCCAAGGGGATCGCCCCCGACGTGGGGGAGCAGATCTTCGACAAGCTCAAGGCGTTCGCCGACTTCGGGTTCCCCGAGTCGCACGCCTACTCCTTCGCCTACCTCGTCTACGCGAGCGCGTGGCTGAAGGTGCACCATCCGGCGGCGTTCTACGCGGGCCTGCTGGCCGCCCAGCCGATGGGCTTCTACTCGCCGCAGACGCTCGTGGCCGACGCGCGGCGGCACGGGCTGGCGGCGCTGCGCCCCGACGTGGGGACCTCGGGCGTGCAGGCGGGGCTCGAGCGCGTTCCGGGCAGCGCCGGCCCCGTCCTGCCGCTCGTGCCCCTGCCCTCGGGCAGCACGACCGCGCCGCGGCTGGCCCGGCCCGGCGCGACCGACGGCGTCGGCGGCCTCGCCGTGCGGCTCGGCCTCGCCTCGGTGCGAGGGGTGAGCGAGGACGCGGCCACGGCGATCGTCGACGAGCGCGCCGCGCACGGCCCGTTCGCCGGGCTGCGGGACCTCGCGCGCCGCGTGCGGCTGACCACCGCGCAGCTCGAGGCGCTCGCGACCGCGGGGGCGCTGGGCTCGCTGCCGGGCACGGCGGGGTCGGTGAGCCGGCGCGAGGCGCTGTGGGCGGCGGGCGCGCTCGCCCAGGAGGGACCCGACACGCTGCCGGGGGTGTCGATCGGCGTCGCCGCTCCGATGCTGCCCGGCATGAGCGACGTCGAGCTCGCAGTCGCGGACGTCTGGGCCACGGGCGTCTCGGTGGACTCCTACCCGACGCAGTACGTGCGGGACGGCCTGGACGCCGCGGGGGTCCTACGCGTCGCCCAGGCGTTCGAGCACGAGCCCGGCCGGCGGGTCGCGGTCGCGGGCGTCGTCACCCACCGCCAGCGGCCGGGAACCGCGGGCGGGGTGACGTTCCTGTCCCTCGAGGACGAGACGGGCATGCTCAACGTCATCTGCACCGCGGGCCTGTGGCAGCGGTTCCGGCGGGTCGCGCGCGGCTCGGCCGCGCTCGTCGTGCGCGGACGCCTCGAGCGGGCCGACGGCGCGACCAACCTGCTCGCCGAGCACCTCGCCCCGTTGTCGTTGCGGGTGCCGACGACGTCGCGCGACTTTCAGTGA
- a CDS encoding DNA polymerase Y family protein: MRTAVLWVPDWPVVAAIAAGQVEAHQPAAVHDGRRVTAVSALARSQGVRRGMRRRQAQECCPEIVLLTIDEGRDVRTFEPVAAAAETVVAGLEVARPGLLLLPAGGASRFHGSEQALAEALVGRVVELTGHDCQVGVADGVLAAILAARSSRLVPPGAAPAFLAPLAAGELVHAAMGDRAVAEVAGLVDLLTRLGLHTLADLTALPAADVEARFGRLGTWAHRLARGEDVRPPQRRRVEPDIEVGCEFDPPAERVDATAFAARRLAEQLQAMMLERSVSCGRLRITARTDAGGELVRTWRTDAGGLGGLSPARITDRVRWQLEGWMSGSALQSPTPAALVRLGLAAEEVAPAGAEQGQLWGGASGGDLRAHRALLRVQGMLGGDGVLVATVQGGRDVRDQIHLAAWGDAQAPARAVDRPWPGRLPAPAPATVLVEPSAVEVLDAAGDLVRVDARLALSAAPAAVRWPDPRQPGGQRQPVDPRQPVGPQPLVAWAGPWPMVERWWSGAPRRRVHLQVALADGRALLLACSAGAWTCEALYD; encoded by the coding sequence ATGCGCACCGCCGTGCTGTGGGTGCCGGACTGGCCCGTGGTCGCCGCCATCGCTGCGGGTCAGGTCGAGGCCCACCAGCCGGCCGCGGTGCACGACGGGCGGCGGGTCACGGCGGTCTCCGCGCTCGCCCGGTCCCAGGGGGTGCGCCGCGGCATGCGCCGGCGCCAGGCGCAGGAGTGCTGCCCCGAGATCGTGCTGCTCACGATCGACGAGGGGCGCGACGTGCGCACGTTCGAGCCCGTCGCCGCCGCGGCGGAGACCGTGGTCGCGGGGCTCGAGGTCGCGCGCCCGGGCCTGCTGCTGCTGCCCGCGGGCGGCGCGAGCCGGTTCCACGGGTCCGAGCAGGCGTTGGCGGAGGCGCTCGTGGGCCGGGTGGTCGAGCTCACGGGCCACGACTGCCAGGTGGGGGTGGCCGACGGCGTGCTCGCCGCGATCCTGGCGGCGCGCTCCTCGCGCCTCGTGCCGCCGGGGGCCGCGCCTGCCTTCCTCGCCCCGCTCGCCGCCGGCGAGCTGGTGCACGCGGCGATGGGGGACCGGGCGGTGGCCGAGGTGGCGGGCCTCGTGGACCTCCTGACCCGCCTCGGCCTGCACACGCTCGCCGACCTGACGGCCCTGCCCGCGGCCGACGTCGAGGCTCGGTTCGGGCGGCTCGGCACCTGGGCGCACCGGCTGGCTCGCGGGGAGGACGTGCGGCCCCCGCAGCGGCGCAGGGTCGAGCCCGACATCGAGGTGGGGTGCGAGTTCGACCCCCCGGCGGAGCGGGTGGACGCGACCGCGTTCGCCGCCCGCCGCCTGGCCGAGCAGCTGCAGGCGATGATGCTCGAGCGGTCGGTGAGCTGCGGGCGGCTGCGCATCACCGCGCGCACCGATGCGGGTGGCGAGCTCGTGCGCACGTGGCGCACGGACGCGGGTGGGCTCGGCGGGCTGAGCCCCGCGCGCATCACCGACCGGGTGCGGTGGCAGCTCGAGGGCTGGATGTCGGGGAGCGCGTTGCAGTCCCCGACCCCGGCGGCTCTCGTCCGGCTCGGCCTCGCGGCGGAGGAGGTCGCCCCCGCGGGAGCGGAGCAGGGCCAGCTGTGGGGCGGGGCGAGCGGCGGGGACCTGCGCGCGCACCGGGCGCTCCTGCGCGTGCAGGGAATGCTCGGCGGCGACGGCGTGCTGGTGGCCACGGTGCAGGGCGGCCGGGACGTGCGCGACCAGATCCACCTCGCGGCCTGGGGCGATGCGCAGGCGCCGGCGCGCGCCGTGGACCGGCCCTGGCCCGGGCGGCTGCCCGCGCCCGCGCCCGCCACGGTGCTCGTCGAGCCCTCGGCGGTCGAGGTGCTCGACGCCGCCGGCGACCTGGTCCGGGTCGACGCGCGGCTGGCGCTGAGCGCTGCGCCGGCCGCCGTGCGCTGGCCCGACCCGCGCCAGCCCGGTGGCCAGCGCCAGCCCGTCGACCCCCGCCAGCCCGTTGGCCCGCAGCCGCTCGTGGCCTGGGCCGGGCCCTGGCCCATGGTCGAGCGCTGGTGGAGCGGGGCGCCGCGACGCCGGGTGCACCTGCAGGTCGCGCTCGCCGACGGCAGGGCGCTGCTGCTGGCCTGCTCCGCCGGCGCGTGGACGTGCGAGGCCCTCTATGACTAG
- a CDS encoding GAF domain-containing SpoIIE family protein phosphatase, with the protein MVDQDTTTTPADSAPPVWPLPGLAALPAAPDEEFDRFAAMVRRLLDVPLALVTLVDQGRQVFPGASGLDEPLSSERCTPLSHSFCQHVVTSGRPLVVVDARVDERVRGNLAIADLGVIAYAGMPLMDADGRVVGSLCAIDHEPREFTALELLNLADLAAACSSSLVRRDVERRSRAAERAAMQSTLQTRLLLQFSETMVHTNTEDDVVAVVRLLAHQALGAEYSGVAVKGRRGVRYLSAEDLPPGTPDKWLVYDSTADLPGPRVMRTGTALLYPDPTAIFADFPHLRADPTYPVVGARAYLPLIAGGASLGWLGVGWQQPRVMDQEFRELLASLARTTSQAMHRAGLMRERREVAFTLQEALLSTLPEVPGLHLAARYWPASTGDKVGGDWYDALAGPSRTTLVIGDVAGHDVGAAAQMGHLRSILRGFAVDREERPSALLGRLDRANLELGSATVATALVAHLEPLPPVGDVATLTWSSAGHYAPVLVHPDGRTEQLGGRPDLLLGIDGTAPRVDHVDKVPVGSTLLLFTDGLVELRGKRIADRLVTFQEAAASVAGESLDVILDTVLAAMAHVRDRDDVAVLAARPFRPDA; encoded by the coding sequence ATGGTGGATCAGGACACGACGACGACGCCGGCGGACTCAGCTCCACCCGTCTGGCCGCTGCCCGGCCTGGCCGCGCTGCCCGCGGCGCCGGACGAGGAGTTCGACCGGTTCGCCGCGATGGTTCGCCGACTGCTTGACGTCCCTCTCGCGCTCGTGACGCTCGTCGATCAGGGCCGCCAGGTGTTCCCGGGCGCGTCCGGCCTCGACGAGCCGCTCTCGAGCGAGCGGTGCACGCCGCTGTCACACTCGTTCTGCCAGCACGTGGTCACGAGCGGCCGGCCGCTCGTCGTCGTCGACGCGCGCGTGGACGAGCGGGTGCGCGGCAACCTGGCCATCGCCGATCTGGGCGTGATCGCCTACGCCGGGATGCCCCTGATGGATGCGGACGGCCGGGTGGTCGGCTCGCTGTGCGCGATCGATCACGAGCCGCGCGAGTTCACCGCCCTCGAGCTGCTGAACCTCGCGGACCTCGCGGCCGCGTGCTCGTCGTCGCTGGTCCGTCGCGACGTCGAGCGGCGCTCGCGGGCCGCCGAGCGCGCCGCGATGCAGTCGACCTTGCAGACCCGCCTGCTGCTCCAGTTCAGCGAGACCATGGTGCACACCAACACCGAGGACGACGTCGTCGCGGTGGTCCGCCTCCTCGCGCACCAAGCGCTCGGCGCCGAGTACAGCGGCGTCGCCGTCAAGGGACGACGCGGGGTGCGGTACCTCAGCGCAGAGGACCTGCCGCCGGGGACGCCGGACAAGTGGCTCGTGTACGACTCGACCGCCGACCTGCCCGGCCCCCGGGTGATGCGCACCGGCACGGCGCTGCTGTACCCGGACCCCACCGCGATCTTCGCGGACTTCCCGCACCTGCGCGCCGACCCGACGTACCCCGTGGTCGGCGCGCGCGCCTACCTGCCCCTGATCGCGGGCGGCGCGTCGCTCGGCTGGCTGGGCGTGGGCTGGCAGCAGCCCCGCGTGATGGACCAGGAGTTCCGCGAGCTGCTGGCCTCGCTCGCGCGGACGACGTCGCAGGCCATGCACCGGGCGGGCCTGATGCGCGAGCGGCGCGAGGTGGCGTTCACCCTGCAGGAGGCGCTGCTGAGCACGCTTCCGGAGGTGCCCGGCCTGCACCTCGCGGCGCGCTACTGGCCCGCGAGCACGGGGGACAAGGTCGGCGGCGACTGGTACGACGCCCTCGCCGGACCGTCGCGCACGACCCTCGTGATCGGGGACGTCGCGGGCCACGACGTCGGCGCCGCGGCGCAGATGGGTCACCTGCGCAGCATCCTGCGCGGGTTCGCGGTCGATCGCGAGGAGCGGCCGTCGGCGCTGCTCGGCCGCCTCGACCGGGCCAACCTCGAGCTGGGCTCGGCGACGGTGGCGACCGCTCTCGTCGCCCACCTCGAGCCGCTGCCGCCGGTGGGGGACGTCGCTACCCTGACCTGGTCGAGCGCCGGCCACTACGCGCCCGTGCTGGTGCACCCGGACGGGCGCACCGAACAGCTGGGCGGCCGGCCCGACCTCCTGCTCGGCATCGACGGGACCGCGCCCCGGGTCGATCATGTGGACAAGGTCCCGGTCGGCTCGACGCTGCTGCTGTTCACCGACGGCCTCGTCGAGCTGCGCGGCAAGCGCATCGCCGATCGCCTGGTGACGTTCCAGGAGGCCGCGGCCAGCGTGGCCGGCGAGTCGCTCGACGTCATCCTGGACACCGTGCTCGCCGCGATGGCGCACGTGCGCGACCGGGACGACGTCGCGGTGCTCGCCGCGCGTCCCTTCCGGCCCGACGCGTAG